Proteins from one Fragaria vesca subsp. vesca linkage group LG6, FraVesHawaii_1.0, whole genome shotgun sequence genomic window:
- the LOC101293406 gene encoding probable linoleate 9S-lipoxygenase 5-like, which translates to MLHNLLDAITGHHHNGGSTKQITGTVVLMKKNVLDFNDFNASVLDRVHELVGQRVSLQLISAVNADSDNGLKGKLGKPAYLEDWISTITPLTAGDSAYKVTFDWDDEIGVPGAILIKNNHHSQFYLKTITLENVPGEGTVHFVCNSWVYPAEKNTKDRIFFVNKTYLLSDTPLPLQQYRKEELVHLRGDGKGELQEYDRVYDYAYYNDLGNPDKGSDYARQTLGGTSEYPYPRRGRTGRAPTESDPSSESRIPLLMSLDIYVPRDERFGHLKMSDFLAYALKSIAQFIRPELEALFDPTPNEFDSFEDVLKLYEGGIEVPEGFLKDIGDNIPLEMIKEIFRTDGAQFLKFPTPQVIKENRLAWRTDEEFAREMLAGVNPVNISLLQAFPPVSTLDQNVYGDQSSTITEEHIKNNLDGLTVEKALKSNKLFILDHHDALMPYVRRINSNTSSKIYASRTLLFLKSDGTLKPLVIELSLPHPDGDEHGRISSVFTPAEEGVESSIWQLAKAYVAVNDSGVHQLISHWLNTHAVCEPVVIATNRQLSVVHPIYKLLHPHFRDTMNINALARQILINAGGILETTVFPGRYAMEMSSVVYKKWVFPEQALPADLIKRGMAVKDESAPHGLRLVIEDYPYGADGLEIWFAIRNWVEDYCSFYYKSDNIVQKDTELQSWWKELVEEGHGDKKDEPWWPKMQTREELIEACTIIIWTSSALHAAVNFGQYPYAGYLPCRPTVSRRFMPEKGTPEYDELESNPDKAFLKTITAQFQTVLGIALIEILSRHSTDEVYLGQRDTPNWTADAEALQAFNRFGKKLAEIEEKITNMNNDENLKNRVGKVEVPYTLLYPTGESGIAGKGIPNSVSI; encoded by the exons ATGTTGCATAACTTGCTTGATGCAATCACAGGCCATCATCACAATGGCGGCAGTACGAAACAGATTACAGGGACTGTGGTGCTGATGAAGAAGAATGTGTTGGATTTCAATGACTTCAATGCTTCTGTTCTTGATCGCGTGCATGAATTGGTGGGGCAAAGGGTTTCTCTGCAGCTCATCAGTGCTGTCAATGCCGATTCCG ATAATGGATTGAAAGGGAAACTTGGAAAGCCTGCATATTTGGAAGACTGGATCAGCACAATCACTCCTTTAACAGCAGGAGATTCTGCATACAAGGTTACCTTTGACTGGGATGACGAAATCGGAGTTCCAGGAGCAATCCTAATAAAAAACAATCACCACAGTCAGTTCTACCTTAAGACCATCACACTCGAAAATGTTCCTGGTGAGGGTACAGTTCACTTTGTTTGCAACTCATGGGTGTACCCTGCAGAAAAAAACACGAAAGACCGCATTTTCTTTGTTAACAAG ACTTACCTTCTAAGTGATACACCACTACCACTACAACAGTACAGAAAAGAAGAACTAGTACACTTGAGAGGAGATGGGAAAGGAGAGCTCCAGGAGTATGACAGGGTCTATGACTATGCTTACTACAATGATCTGGGAAATCCAGACAAGGGTTCAGATTATGCCCGTCAAACTCTTGGAGGGACTAGTGAGTATCCTTATCCTCGAAGAGGAAGAACTGGCCGTGCTCCAACTGAGTCAG ATCCTAGCAGTGAGAGTAGGATCCCTCTTCTCATGAGCTTAGACATTTATGTTCCAAGAGACGAACGATTCGGACACTTGAAGATGTCTGATTTCCTTGCTTATGCACTGAAGTCCATAGCTCAATTCATCAGACCTGAGCTAGAAGCTCTATTTGATCCCACTCCTAATGAGTTTGACAGCTTCGAAGATGTACTCAAACTCTATGAAGGAGGAATTGAAGTACCTGAAGGTTTCTTAAAGGACATTGGGGACAACATCCCTCTAGAGATGATCAAGGAAATTTTCCGGACCGATGGTGCACAGTTCCTCAAGTTCCCAACGCCTCAAGTGATCAAAG AGAATAGGCTGGCTTGGAGGACAGATGAAGAATTTGCCAGAGAAATGCTAGCTGGAGTGAACCCTGTCAACATTAGTCTCCTCCAA GCATTTCCACCGGTAAGCACTCTAGACCAAAATGTTTATGGTGATCAGTCCAGTACAATAACAGAAGAACACATCAAGAATAACTTGGATGGACTGACAGTGGAGAAG GCACTCAAGAGCAACAAGCTATTCATATTAGACCACCATGATGCATTGATGCCATACGTGAGGCGTATAAACTCAAATACCTCCTCAAAGATCTATGCTAGCAGGACACTCCTTTTTTTGAAAAGTGATGGAACTTTGAAGCCACTGGTGATTGAACTAAGCTTGCCTCATCCTGATGGAGATGAGCATGGTCGCATTAGCAGTGTATTCACGCCAGCTGAGGAAGGTGTAGAAAGCTCCATATGGCAGCTGGCCAAAGCTTATGTTGCTGTAAATGACTCTGGAGTTCATCAACTTATCAGTCACTG GTTGAATACTCATGCAGTGTGTGAGCCAGTAGTAATAGCAACTAACAGGCAACTGAGTGTGGTTCACCCAATTTACAAGCTTCTTCATCCTCACTTCCGCGACACTATGAACATAAATGCACTAGCCAGGCAAATCCTTATCAATGCTGGTGGCATTCTGGAGACAACAGTGTTTCCAGGTAGGTATGCCATGGAGATGTCATCAGTTGTTTACAAGAAATGGGTTTTCCCTGAGCAAGCTCTCCCTGCAGATCTCATCAAGAG AGGAATGGCAGTCAAGGATGAGAGTGCTCCACACGGTCTACGCCTAGTGATAGAGGACTACCCCTATGGTGCTGATGGGCTCGAAATCTGGTTTGCGATAAGAAATTGGGTAGAAGACTACTGCTCGTTCTACTACAAGAGTGATAACATTGTTCAAAAAGACACAGAACTCCAATCCTGGTGGAAGGAACTAGTAGAGGAGGGTCATGGTGACAAAAAAGATGAGCCCTGGTGGCCTAAAATGCAGACTCGTGAAGAGCTAATTGAAGCTTGCACTATCATCATATGGACTTCATCTGCACTCCATGCAGCTGTCAACTTTGGACAGTACCCTTATGCAGGCTACCTCCCATGCCGCCCCACTGTAAGCCGAAGGTTCATGCCCGAAAAAGGAACTCCTGAGTATGATGAGCTTGAGTCCAACCCTGATAAGGCCTTCTTGAAAACAATCACTGCTCAGTTCCAGACAGTGCTTGGCATTGCCCTGATTGAGATTCTGTCAAGGCATTCTACTGATGAAGTGTATTTGGGCCAGAGGGACACTCCTAACTGGACAGCAGATGCAGAAGCATTGCAAGCTTTTAACAGATTTGGAAAGAAACTTGCTGAAATCGAAGAGAAGATTACCAACATGAACAATGATGAGAATCTGAAGAACAGGGTTGGAAAGGTGGAGGTGCCATACACTTTGCTGTATCCCACTGGTGAAAGTGGAATTGCTGGCAAGGGAATTCCCAACAGTGTCTCAATCTAA
- the LOC101293106 gene encoding probable linoleate 9S-lipoxygenase 5-like yields MLHFKFHQTPLIRTKPPPCPLGARLSSSAVAVNGKLLVPAGFVSMTNVRRSRPLTVSASSSSQSTTTIEPPSDANNIKGTVVLMKKNLLELNDLGASFIDRVHELLGKAVSLRLVSAVNTDPANGNRGKIGKAAYLENWISKVTPLTAAECAFKVNFVWDEKIGVPGAFIIRNEHASEFYLKSLTLENVPGKGRVHFDCNSWVYPADKYKKDRVFFTNKTYLSSETPVGLKKFREEELVTLRGDDVVKKGELQEWDRVYDYAYYNDLGSPDKGEKYARPILGGSAEFPYPRRGRTGRAANLKDPKSERPLPLVKGLFVYVPRDEKFGHLKMSDLIAYALKSISQILKPDELATLLGHQKEFDSLEDVLKLYEGGVELPEGLLKFVRSTTPAETVKELFRTDGERLLKFPVPQVIKEDKSAWRTDEEFAREMLAGLNPVSIHRLQEFPPASKLDPNVYGDQTSKITKEHIADKLDGLSIDEAINKNKLFILDHHDSLMPYLERINATSVKGYASRTLLFLKNDGTLKPVAIELSVPNPGGVGCTSEVYTPASQGVESHIWQLAKAYVAINDSGYHQLVSHWLRTHAVIEPVIIATNRQLSVLHPIYKLLHPHFRDTMNVNAVARQILINAGGVLENTVFPAKYSMEWSSVMYKNSWVFPEQALPKDLIKRGMAVEDSSASHGVRLLVEDYPYAADGLEIWSAIRTWVEEYCSFYFKTDEMVQKDSELQSWWKELREEGHGDKKDEPWWPKMQTVEELIESCTIIIWTASAYHAAINFGQYPYGGYPANRPSISRRFMPKIGTPEYEQLKKNPEKAFLETITPQLQTLLGMASIEILSRHSADEIYLGQRESQEWTADTKVLEASENFRSKLKAVGERVTKMNKDDKLKNRTGPAKMPYTLLYPSSEPGLTGKGIPNSVSI; encoded by the exons ATGCTTCATTTCAAGTTTCATCAAACTCCTCTGATCAGAACCAAACCTCCTCCATGTCCACTTGGAGCTCGCCTGAGCTCATCAGCTGTTGCAGTCAATGGCAAACTACTAGTGCCAGCTGGGTTTGTGTCCATGACCAATGTGAGACGATCTCGGCCGTTGACTGTGTCAGCTAGCAGCTCTTCCCAGAGCACCACCACCATTGAACCTCCGAGTGATGCCAACAACATCAAAGGGACCGTGGTTTTGATGAAGAAGAATCTTCTGGAGCTCAACGACCTCGGAGCTTCTTTCATCGACCGTGTTCATGAGCTTTTGGGGAAAGCTGTTTCTCTCCGGCTCGTCAGTGCTGTCAACACTGACCCTG CAAATGGGAATCGAGGAAAAATTGGGAAGGCTGCTTATTTGGAGAATTGGATCTCCAAAGTTACCCCATTGACAGCAGCAGAGTGTGCATTTAAGGTTAATTTTGTTTGGGATGAGAAGATTGGAGTGCCAGGAGCTTTCATCATAAGAAATGAACATGCCAGTGAGTTTTACTTGAAGTCTCTCACACTTGAAAACGTTCCCGGAAAAGGTAGAGTTCACTTTGATTGCAACTCATGGGTGTACCCTGCTGACAAGTACAAGAAAGACAGGGTTTTCTTCACTAACAAG ACGTATCTTTCGAGTGAGACGCCGGTTGGACTAAAGAAGTTTAGAGAAGAAGAGCTAGTGACCTTGAGAGGTGATGATGTTGTTAAAAAGGGAGAGCTTCAGGAATGGGACAGGGTTTATGACTATGCTTATTACAATGACTTGGGGAGTCCAGACAAAGGTGAGAAGTATGCTCGCCCAATTCTTGGAGGGTCGGCCGAGTTCCCTTATCCTCGAAGGGGAAGAACTGGAAGAGCCGCAAACTTGAAAG ATCCCAAGAGTGAGAGACCTCTGCCTCTTGTTAAGGGCTTATTTGTATATGTTCCAAGAGACGAAAAATTTGGTCACTTGAAGATGTCAGACTTGATTGCATATGCCCTGAAATCGATATCTCAGATCCTGAAACCTGATGAGCTAGCTACTCTACTTGGTCATCAAAAAGAGTTTGACAGCTTGGAAGATGTACTTAAGCTCTATGAAGGAGGAGTAGAGTTGCCAGAGGGCTTGTTAAAGTTTGTCAGGAGTACCACCCCTGCCGAGACAGTGAAGGAACTTTTCCGGACTGATGGTGAACGATTGCTGAAGTTCCCGGTGCCTCAAGTGATCAAAG AGGATAAGTCGGCATGGAGAACTGATGAGGAGTTTGCAAGAGAAATGTTGGCTGGTCTAAACCCTGTCAGCATACATCGTCTCCAG GAGTTTCCGCCAGCTAGCAAGCTAGACCCAAATGTATATGGAGATCAAACCAGTAAGATAACCAAAGAACACATAGCAGATAAATTAGATGGACTCAGCATAGATGAG GCAATCAACAAGAACAAGCTGTTCATACTAGACCACCATGATTCATTGATGCCTTACTTGGAGCGTATAAATGCAACTTCTGTAAAAGGTTATGCAAGCAGGACACTCCTTTTCTTGAAAAATGATGGGACCTTGAAGCCAGTAGCTATTGAATTGAGCGTGCCAAATCCTGGCGGAGTTGGTTGCACTAGCGAAGTCTACACTCCAGCTAGCCAAGGCGTTGAGAGTCACATTTGGCAGCTCGCCAAAGCTTATGTGGCTATAAACGACTCAGGCTATCATCAGCTTGTCAGCCACTG GTTGAGAACTCATGCAGTGATTGAGCCGGTTATCATAGCAACAAACAGGCAGTTGAGCGTGCTTCACCCAATTTACAAGCTTCTACATCCTCATTTTCGTGACACCATGAATGTAAACGCAGTAGCGCGACAGATTCTCATTAATGCTGGTGGAGTGCTAGAGAACACAGTCTTTCCTGCAAAATATTCCATGGAATGGTCGTCTGTGATGTACAAGAACAGCTGGGTTTTTCCTGAACAAGCACTCCCCAAGGATCTGATCAAAAG AGGAATGGCGGTTGAAGATTCAAGCGCTTCACACGGTGTGCGGTTACTAGTAGAGGACTATCCATATGCTGCTGATGGGCTTGAAATCTGGTCTGCAATCAGAACATGGGTGGAAGAGTATTGCTCCTTCTACTTCAAAACTGATGAAATGGTGCAAAAGGACTCGGAACTCCAGTCGTGGTGGAAAGAACTCCGAGAAGAGGGTCATGGCGACAAGAAAGATGAGCCTTGGTGGCCTAAAATGCAGACTGTTGAAGAGCTAATAGAATCATGCACTATCATCATATGGACTGCTTCAGCTTACCATGCAGCAATCAATTTCGGGCAGTACCCTTATGGAGGATACCCTGCAAACCGTCCCAGCATAAGCCGGCGGTTCATGCCGAAGATAGGCACTCCTGAGTACGAGCAACTCAAGAAGAACCCCGAAAAGGCCTTCTTGGAAACAATTACACCTCAGCTGCAGACCCTTCTTGGCATGGCCTCCATTGAGATATTGTCAAGGCATTCAGCTGATGAGATTTACTTGGGGCAGAGAGAGAGTCAAGAATGGACAGCAGACACCAAGGTCTTGGAAGCGTCCGAGAATTTCAGAAGCAAGCTCAAAGCAGTTGGGGAAAGAGTGACAAAGATGAACAAGGATGACAAATTGAAGAACCGGACTGGACCGGCCAAGATGCCTTACACTTTACTCTATCCTTCCAGCGAACCTGGACTCACCGGAAAGGGAATCCCCAACAGTGTCTCAATCTAG